The Sabethes cyaneus chromosome 3, idSabCyanKW18_F2, whole genome shotgun sequence DNA window CACAAATGTACGATATGCTGTATGTTCCTGCCATCTCAGGCGGATTTGGACACCCACTTTGTGGTGGAGCACAGCGAAAGTATCGGCGGACAGCTTGTGTGCTCGGTGTGCAATAAGCGGTTTGGTTCTAAGAAAACTCTTCGTCAGCATTGCCGAATTCATCAAGATCGAAACTTGCGACGGTTTCGATGCCAGTACTGTTCGAAGGCATTCAACTATAGCCATCATCTGAAAATTCACGAAACTATCCACACCATGGAAAAACCGTTCTCCTGCAGTTCCTGTGACAAACGGTTTGCCTGCAAAGATCGGCTTAGAAATCACGAGGTACAGCACACGGATCTTTTTAAATACCATTGTTCAGTAACGGCCTGTTTGAGCTCATTTCGAAGCAAAAAATCGCTTAAGATGCACACCATTCTAAAACATGATGCTGTAGTAGGAAAGTTTGATCCGATCCTATGTAGTAAGTGCAATAAGAAATTGTACTCTCAATCCGCAGCTAGTGTACACTTCAAGGGGCCGTGCGGGAACAATCCGTTGGAAAAAGCGAACGTTGCTGCCTTAGATGAAGTGTGAATCaatgaaacgaaaataaaaaaatcaataaattacaATTCTATCAAAATCTTAAATAGAGTAAATTATTTCTTGTGATATACATCACCTCACCCTGTAGTCTGAACTAACTAAAAGATTGGCTGCGCTACAAAGAGGCTTCATCGAGGAATGTTGCCTTTCGCAAACTAAGAAAAGGAAGAGTATTTAGACTCGTCAATCGGCGAGCAGCGCAGCTCGGCTAAAATGAAATGACTATTACTCAGTTTTTTCTGCGGTGCTTCTCGTTAAAATCTATGGTGCTGTGTGAATTCATTGTGTTACCTGCACACTCGTGAGTGCATAACCTCGTAGCATCTTTCTGCACAACCCCTTCACGAAGCCAAAAACTCGTGAGCTGTCAACAGTCTCATGAGCCATCGGTATCAACTGCTCGGGTTGCACTGACGAGACGCGCGAGTGCGACGACACACTCgcatgaaaaaaataatcataAGAGTCGGACAGAAATGATCATCCAAGTCTATTCGTTAGAACGAGATCGCGTATGTGAGCAAGTAAGGCCACACGAGTGCGCGTTTCGCAACACTGCATGTGGGTGCTCGCGGTAGTCTATAGACAGTTGCTATAAACCACAGAGTCGCACACTGCGACACCCAACACTCGATCAAACCAGACAGCGAGTGCGCATTCGTGGTGGcacaaattttcagtttttctcatgCACGGgcttttttatgattttttgataGGGTTTTCACCTAAAACCCAACTTTCCTGGTTTTGGACAGCAGGAAAAACtttaaggtatacagccctaaaggtAACGTAGGGCTATTTCAGATcactagatcaaagactaatgctgTTTACATTACTGGCATATGTAAGTTCATAAGTTtctgtgagtgtcattgtttaaacattcggcaattagacaacccgcgagttgccgaaaactatgcGCAAGTACTAGATGAAGGAAAGGACACTCTTCAGACAGAACTAtaaaaaaatggccaagaaccgccagcaacggtacttcactggataatttctagtGAATTCctggatttgggaggaagagaaactaccggaaaagtggatggaaggtgtgatcAGTCTCATATACAAAacggcgatcggctagattgctgtagtTACCGCGGCATTTTACTGGTCaacgcctacaaggtgctctctcagattttgttacgtcgtttattttcaatagtaagagaattcgtagggcagtaccagGTGTGTTTAATAGGGGCCcgtactactacggatcaaatttttactctccgacataTCCTCCAGTTGATCATGTTATAAAAAttagacattaaaaaaaagttggctccttaacccctctaaggtctacatcatttttagcaccgaaaaattcactaaaatggccataacttttttatcttttaatattttttcaccaaatttgggaattttgccgaaaatattttctattttcataatatctatagataatggccatatgccatatggtcccggagttattccggagttccttgggggaccgagatatggctattttagataaagttgccaaatatctaaaatttgtttgaaatctgttgatttttgaaaacatatcatcgactgtggacatatcagttactttgccgcagttatgagccatggtgcgcgccatccggatccggggggata harbors:
- the LOC128739678 gene encoding zinc finger protein 490-like, whose protein sequence is MCCRVCLDEGKTFLSLQTEVEFDGKKVTCMEMYCSVTGIEDINENNISMKVCLSCFTELNKCFKFQKKAIQSFYNLLSALESRDANTQDASSEINKVAYKIESLSDTNLDLVSLEENASKAVVSKTEIELVDNETQLETLNECTNVYDEEYLEAEFIHDKIATKDADTNTENSEYENNISPKSENTPVEANSKQHKCTICCMFLPSQADLDTHFVVEHSESIGGQLVCSVCNKRFGSKKTLRQHCRIHQDRNLRRFRCQYCSKAFNYSHHLKIHETIHTMEKPFSCSSCDKRFACKDRLRNHEVQHTDLFKYHCSVTACLSSFRSKKSLKMHTILKHDAVVGKFDPILCSKCNKKLYSQSAASVHFKGPCGNNPLEKANVAALDEV